In one Maledivibacter sp. genomic region, the following are encoded:
- the ispG gene encoding flavodoxin-dependent (E)-4-hydroxy-3-methylbut-2-enyl-diphosphate synthase, which translates to MNRRRTKKVRCGNLYIGGNSPVSIQSMTNTDTRDINKTIYQIKGLEETGCEIVRIAIPDMEAAMAVSQIKKSISIPLVADIHFDYRLALKCMENGIDKLRINPGNIGDIERVKKIVWEAKSREIPIRIGVNAGSLEKSVIQKYGVTPRALVESAMEHVNILEALDFDKTIISLKASDVKLTLDAYKLLVERVDYPLHIGITEAGTVWRGTIKSSIGIGALLLNGVGDTLRVSLTGDPIEEVKVAKEILQSLDIRNFGINFISCPTCGRTQIDLVQLTKEIEKNLSHVKLPITVAVMGCAVNGPGEAREADLGIAGGKGSALLFKKGKIIRKVSENEIIDAVLEEVKKIAKGE; encoded by the coding sequence ATAAATAGAAGAAGAACTAAAAAAGTTAGATGTGGAAACCTATATATAGGAGGTAATTCTCCGGTTTCTATACAGTCTATGACCAATACTGATACAAGGGATATTAATAAAACTATCTATCAGATAAAGGGCTTGGAAGAAACAGGTTGTGAAATAGTTAGAATTGCCATTCCCGATATGGAAGCAGCTATGGCGGTGTCACAAATAAAGAAAAGCATATCCATACCCTTAGTAGCAGACATACACTTCGATTATCGATTGGCACTCAAATGTATGGAGAATGGTATAGATAAATTAAGAATAAATCCCGGTAATATTGGTGATATAGAAAGGGTTAAGAAAATAGTTTGGGAGGCTAAGTCTAGAGAAATACCTATTCGTATAGGCGTGAATGCAGGTTCTCTTGAAAAAAGTGTTATCCAAAAATATGGGGTCACTCCTAGGGCGTTAGTAGAGAGTGCTATGGAGCATGTAAATATTTTAGAAGCCTTGGACTTTGATAAAACTATTATTTCCCTTAAGGCATCGGATGTAAAATTAACCCTTGATGCATATAAGCTTCTAGTTGAAAGGGTTGATTATCCCCTTCATATAGGAATAACTGAGGCGGGAACTGTTTGGCGAGGAACAATAAAATCTTCAATCGGTATTGGGGCATTATTATTAAATGGTGTAGGTGATACATTGAGAGTTTCCTTAACGGGAGATCCCATAGAAGAAGTAAAAGTAGCTAAAGAAATATTACAATCATTAGATATTCGAAATTTTGGTATAAATTTCATATCTTGTCCTACCTGTGGAAGAACTCAAATCGATTTAGTACAGTTGACTAAAGAAATAGAAAAGAACCTAAGTCATGTAAAACTTCCTATAACAGTTGCGGTTATGGGTTGTGCAGTTAATGGACCCGGCGAAGCAAGGGAAGCTGATTTAGGTATAGCTGGAGGAAAGGGCTCCGCACTTCTCTTTAAAAAAGGAAAAATAATTAGAAAAGTTTCAGAGAATGAAATAATAGATGCTGTTTTAGAAGAAGTAAAGAAAATAGCCAAAGGGGAGTAA
- a CDS encoding PolC-type DNA polymerase III, translated as MNQNTAYDNLKSFLNNQSNIYLESIKYNTDLKIISLTLVPSQIIYKESLSNLKKDINKKLPFVKDVSINTMYKSLPDDMEKLILDYWDNIIYEIKMKSPSMLGWLKNCKRSYDDSRSTLEICIGNAVGLENLNLKKCHRLIEDIYRTDINKNVKVVLKRDECEDSGNDNTYLKEKEKELNSILTKIMSSNPAPKENKKNSRVSKSENPNILGRKIKGEVVRIKGLSEEDGIVCIEGKVFDKESRELRSGKVLLTLSVTDYTSSIGVKIFVEKDDAKELDGNISKGSYYRIKGAVRYDTFEKEVIIMARDINKSSRADQARMDNSEEKRVELHAHTKMSSMDGICNAADLIKRAADWGHKAIAITDHGVVQAYPEAISAGKKHGIKIIYGIEGYIMNDGSPLVQNSNNQSLDDTYVVFDIETTGLSFKHDKITEIGAVKVKNGEIIDNFSALINPEIKIPQKIIELTGITDDMVRDKPTIDKVLPQFIEFIGNDPVVAHNASFDTSFIKENCRKLVLDFDNTVLDTLSLSRLLVPSLKRYKLNVLAKHFKISLENHHRAVDDAKATGEIFINLLKILKEKNISTLDEVNTLLSDKVDYTKLDTYHINILVKDYTGLKNLYKLVTHSHLETFYKRPRIPKSMLRSMREGLIIGTACEAGELYRAIVNNKSDKEIEDIVKFYDFLEVQPIENNSFMIEKGIVKSFDDLKEINKRIIELGKKYNKIVVATGDVHFLDEQDSIFRKILMTGQGYSDADNQPPIYFKTTNEMLNDFSYLDDETAYDLVIKNPNAIADSVENILPIPEETYPPKIEGADEDLREMCYKKAIGIYGEPMPEIVQKRLDRELNSIISNGYAVMYIIAQKLVTKSLRDGYLVGSRGSVGSSFVATMSDITEVNPLVPHYVCPNCKKSEFITDGSYESGADLPDKICPNCNTNYIKDGHAIPFETFLGFEGDKEPDIDLNFAGEYQSVAHKYTEELFGSGYVFRAGTIGTIADKTAFGFARKYFEQKEMTVNSREVLRLSAGCTGVKRTSGQHPGGIMVVPNYKDVHDFTPVQYPANDKSSGVITTHFDYHAISGRLLKLDILGHDVPTIIKMLEEITQIDPQSISLDDQETVKIFTSTEPLKLVDKDFKIEVGSLGIPEFGTKFVRQMLVDTQPTTFAELVRISGLSHGTDVWINNAQELVRQGTAELKNVISTRDDIMNYLILKGLPPKAAFTIMEKVRKGKGLTPEHEKLMNENNVPRWYIQSCKKIKYMFPKAHAVAYVMMSFRIAYFKVHYPLAFYSTYFSIKVDDFDADLICNGKEAVVNKINELTEIGNGATQKEKDLLTVLEVAYEMYCRGFSFKKVNLYESHSDKFLIKDNCILPPLRALQGVGENAAKKIAEERDSGEFLSIEDVRLRTRVTKTVIETLKNHGCLHDLPQSNQLSLF; from the coding sequence ATGAATCAAAATACAGCATATGATAACTTGAAAAGCTTTCTTAATAACCAATCAAATATTTACCTTGAATCAATAAAATACAATACTGACTTAAAAATTATCAGTTTAACATTAGTTCCTAGTCAAATTATCTATAAAGAAAGCCTTTCTAATCTTAAGAAAGATATAAATAAGAAATTACCATTTGTTAAAGATGTTTCAATAAATACAATGTACAAATCTTTGCCCGATGATATGGAAAAACTTATACTAGATTATTGGGATAATATAATATATGAGATTAAAATGAAGAGCCCATCTATGTTAGGATGGCTTAAAAATTGTAAAAGAAGCTATGATGATTCAAGATCGACATTAGAAATATGTATAGGAAATGCTGTTGGTCTAGAAAATCTCAATCTTAAAAAATGTCATAGACTAATAGAGGATATATATAGAACTGATATCAATAAAAATGTGAAGGTTGTACTTAAGAGAGATGAATGTGAGGATTCAGGTAATGACAACACGTATCTAAAGGAAAAGGAGAAGGAACTTAATTCAATATTAACAAAAATAATGTCAAGTAATCCTGCTCCAAAGGAAAACAAGAAAAACAGTAGGGTATCTAAATCAGAGAACCCAAACATACTTGGAAGAAAAATAAAAGGGGAAGTTGTCAGAATAAAGGGCTTATCTGAAGAGGATGGTATAGTTTGTATTGAAGGAAAGGTGTTTGACAAAGAAAGCAGAGAGCTTAGAAGTGGAAAGGTACTCTTAACCCTATCGGTTACAGACTATACATCATCAATAGGCGTAAAGATATTTGTTGAAAAAGATGATGCTAAGGAATTGGATGGAAATATTTCAAAGGGAAGCTATTATAGGATTAAAGGTGCTGTTAGATACGATACCTTTGAAAAAGAAGTAATAATTATGGCTAGGGATATCAATAAATCCTCTAGGGCAGATCAAGCAAGGATGGACAATAGTGAGGAAAAAAGGGTAGAACTCCATGCCCATACAAAGATGAGTTCCATGGATGGGATTTGTAATGCCGCTGATTTGATTAAAAGAGCTGCAGATTGGGGACATAAAGCCATAGCAATAACAGATCATGGTGTGGTTCAGGCCTATCCAGAGGCTATATCAGCTGGGAAAAAGCATGGTATTAAAATAATCTATGGAATAGAAGGCTACATAATGAACGATGGTTCTCCATTGGTTCAAAACAGCAATAACCAAAGCTTAGATGATACATATGTGGTTTTCGATATAGAAACAACAGGTCTTTCCTTTAAGCATGATAAAATAACGGAAATAGGAGCTGTAAAAGTTAAAAATGGAGAAATTATTGATAACTTTTCTGCTTTAATTAATCCGGAGATAAAAATACCCCAAAAAATAATTGAATTAACAGGCATTACCGATGATATGGTTAGGGATAAACCAACTATTGATAAGGTATTACCTCAATTTATAGAATTTATAGGAAATGACCCCGTAGTGGCCCATAATGCATCCTTTGATACCTCATTTATAAAAGAGAATTGCAGAAAACTCGTTCTTGATTTTGATAATACTGTTTTGGATACACTATCATTGAGTAGACTTTTGGTACCATCCCTAAAACGATATAAATTGAATGTATTGGCTAAGCACTTTAAAATTAGTCTTGAAAACCATCATCGTGCAGTTGATGATGCTAAGGCTACTGGTGAAATATTTATTAATTTATTGAAAATTTTAAAGGAAAAGAATATAAGTACCCTTGATGAAGTAAATACCCTTTTAAGTGATAAGGTTGATTATACTAAGCTTGATACATATCATATAAATATCTTGGTTAAGGATTATACGGGGTTAAAAAATCTCTACAAACTTGTCACCCATTCTCACCTAGAAACATTTTATAAAAGACCAAGAATACCTAAAAGTATGCTTAGGTCCATGAGGGAAGGTTTAATAATAGGTACTGCATGTGAGGCGGGAGAGCTATATAGGGCAATAGTAAATAATAAGAGTGATAAAGAAATTGAAGATATAGTCAAGTTCTATGACTTTCTTGAGGTACAACCCATAGAAAATAATAGTTTTATGATAGAAAAGGGGATAGTCAAAAGCTTCGATGACTTAAAGGAAATAAATAAGAGGATTATAGAGCTTGGTAAGAAATACAATAAAATAGTCGTTGCCACAGGCGACGTTCACTTCCTAGATGAACAGGATTCTATTTTTAGAAAGATACTTATGACTGGACAAGGATATTCCGATGCAGACAATCAGCCTCCTATATACTTTAAAACAACAAATGAGATGTTAAATGATTTTAGTTATCTCGATGATGAAACTGCATATGATTTAGTCATAAAAAATCCAAATGCAATTGCTGATTCAGTTGAAAATATATTACCTATACCCGAGGAGACATATCCTCCTAAAATTGAGGGTGCTGATGAAGACCTAAGGGAGATGTGTTATAAAAAGGCAATTGGTATATATGGGGAGCCTATGCCTGAAATAGTACAAAAAAGACTGGATAGGGAATTAAATTCCATAATCAGCAATGGGTATGCTGTTATGTATATCATTGCACAAAAACTAGTTACCAAGTCTCTAAGAGATGGATATCTTGTTGGTTCAAGGGGATCTGTAGGATCATCCTTTGTAGCAACCATGAGCGATATAACAGAGGTTAATCCATTAGTTCCCCACTATGTATGCCCAAACTGTAAAAAATCTGAATTTATTACCGATGGGTCCTATGAAAGTGGAGCCGATTTACCGGATAAAATCTGTCCAAATTGTAATACCAATTACATAAAGGATGGTCACGCTATTCCCTTTGAAACCTTTTTAGGCTTTGAAGGTGACAAAGAACCTGATATTGACCTTAACTTTGCAGGAGAGTATCAGTCCGTTGCCCATAAGTATACGGAAGAACTATTCGGTAGTGGATATGTATTTAGAGCCGGTACCATTGGTACCATAGCCGATAAAACGGCATTTGGTTTTGCTAGAAAATATTTTGAACAAAAAGAAATGACTGTAAACAGTAGGGAAGTATTAAGACTTTCTGCTGGCTGTACAGGAGTTAAACGGACTTCAGGGCAACATCCAGGTGGTATTATGGTTGTACCAAACTATAAGGATGTACATGATTTTACACCGGTTCAGTATCCTGCAAATGATAAGTCTTCGGGAGTAATTACTACCCATTTCGACTATCATGCCATAAGCGGTAGATTGTTAAAGCTAGACATACTTGGCCACGACGTTCCGACCATTATAAAAATGCTTGAGGAAATTACACAAATAGATCCTCAAAGTATCTCCCTTGATGATCAAGAAACCGTAAAAATATTTACCTCGACGGAACCATTAAAATTAGTAGACAAAGATTTTAAAATAGAAGTAGGTTCACTTGGTATACCAGAATTTGGAACTAAATTCGTAAGACAAATGCTAGTAGACACACAACCAACAACCTTTGCGGAGTTAGTTAGAATTAGTGGACTTTCCCATGGTACCGATGTTTGGATAAATAATGCACAGGAATTAGTAAGGCAGGGAACGGCTGAACTTAAGAATGTTATATCTACAAGGGACGATATAATGAACTACCTTATATTAAAGGGACTACCACCAAAGGCTGCCTTTACTATTATGGAGAAAGTTAGAAAGGGTAAGGGGCTGACTCCTGAACATGAAAAGCTCATGAATGAAAATAATGTTCCAAGATGGTATATACAATCTTGTAAAAAAATAAAGTACATGTTTCCTAAGGCACATGCCGTTGCATATGTTATGATGTCCTTTAGGATTGCTTATTTTAAAGTACATTATCCCCTTGCCTTCTATTCCACATATTTTTCTATTAAGGTGGATGATTTTGATGCGGATTTGATTTGTAATGGTAAAGAAGCCGTGGTTAATAAAATAAATGAATTAACGGAAATAGGAAATGGGGCTACGCAAAAAGAAAAGGATTTACTTACAGTATTAGAAGTTGCATATGAAATGTATTGTAGGGGTTTTAGTTTTAAAAAAGTCAATTTATATGAATCCCATTCCGATAAATTCCTTATTAAGGATAATTGCATACTTCCTCCTTTAAGGGCATTACAGGGTGTAGGGGAAAATGCTGCTAAAAAGATTGCTGAAGAAAGGGATAGTGGTGAGTTTCTTTCCATAGAAGATGTTAGATTAAGAACCAGGGTCACAAAAACCGTAATAGAAACTCTAAAAAATCATGGATGCTTACATGATCTTCCACAATCAAATCAGCTTTCATTATTCTAA
- a CDS encoding ribosome maturation factor RimP, which produces MKKKRVVDMVEDILLPFLKGKDLELVEVEFVKEGQHRYLRVYLDKEEGLGLDDCQQVSEYLSQKLDEVDPVEENYFLEVSSPGIERPLKKDADFQKYKGRLVEARLYHTLNGEKIIKGKLLGLQNNKIMIDREEKGNLEIPRDKVALIKLSINFD; this is translated from the coding sequence TTGAAAAAGAAGCGAGTCGTAGATATGGTTGAAGACATTCTCCTACCATTTTTAAAGGGAAAAGATCTAGAATTGGTTGAAGTAGAATTTGTTAAAGAGGGTCAACATAGATATCTTAGAGTTTACTTAGATAAAGAAGAGGGTTTAGGATTAGATGATTGTCAGCAGGTAAGTGAGTATTTAAGCCAAAAACTTGATGAGGTAGATCCTGTTGAGGAAAATTATTTTCTTGAGGTATCATCACCGGGTATAGAAAGACCCCTCAAAAAAGATGCTGACTTCCAAAAATATAAGGGCAGATTAGTAGAAGCTCGTTTATATCATACGTTAAATGGCGAGAAAATTATTAAAGGTAAACTACTTGGATTGCAGAATAATAAAATCATGATTGATAGAGAAGAAAAAGGAAATCTTGAAATACCGAGGGATAAAGTTGCTTTGATTAAGCTTTCAATCAACTTCGATTAG
- the nusA gene encoding transcription termination factor NusA, which yields MKNELFDALDQLEKEKGITKETLLDAIEAALITAYKKNFGSAQNVKVTIDRENGSVKVYSRKEVVEEVETDLFEISLEEAKKIDPNYEIEDIVEREVTPRNFGRIAAQTAKQVVVQRIREAERSVIFQEYVNRESEIVTGIVQRISKGTVYINLGKIEAVLLANEQIQGEVYKHGNRIKTYIVEVKKTTKGPQIAVSRTHPGLVKRLFELEVPEIHDGIVEIKGISREAGSRTKIAVYSSDPNIDPVGACVGQRGVRVQNIVDELRGEKIDIIKWDEDPSKFISNSLSPSKVLKVEINDEDKSALVVVPDYQLSLAIGKEGQNARLAAKLTAWKIDIKSESQYDGSL from the coding sequence GTGAAAAATGAATTGTTTGATGCCTTAGACCAGCTTGAAAAAGAAAAGGGAATAACTAAGGAAACTTTACTTGATGCTATAGAGGCAGCATTAATAACAGCTTATAAGAAAAATTTTGGCTCGGCCCAAAATGTAAAAGTTACAATAGACAGAGAAAATGGGTCTGTGAAGGTTTATTCTAGGAAAGAGGTTGTTGAAGAGGTGGAAACCGATTTATTTGAAATAAGCCTTGAAGAAGCCAAAAAAATTGATCCAAATTATGAAATAGAGGATATTGTAGAAAGAGAAGTAACGCCTAGAAACTTTGGTAGAATTGCTGCACAAACTGCTAAGCAGGTTGTTGTTCAGAGGATAAGAGAAGCAGAGAGATCTGTAATATTTCAAGAATATGTAAATAGAGAAAGTGAAATTGTAACTGGAATTGTACAAAGAATAAGTAAAGGTACGGTTTATATAAACCTTGGAAAAATAGAAGCGGTGCTTCTTGCTAATGAACAAATTCAAGGGGAAGTATATAAACATGGGAATAGGATAAAAACCTATATAGTCGAAGTGAAAAAGACTACTAAAGGGCCTCAGATAGCAGTATCAAGAACCCATCCTGGTCTTGTTAAAAGGTTATTTGAGTTAGAGGTGCCGGAAATCCATGATGGTATTGTTGAGATAAAAGGAATATCTAGGGAAGCGGGATCTAGAACAAAGATTGCTGTGTATTCTTCTGATCCCAATATAGATCCGGTAGGGGCTTGTGTAGGGCAAAGAGGTGTTAGAGTACAAAATATAGTAGATGAGCTTAGAGGAGAAAAAATAGATATAATCAAATGGGATGAGGATCCATCGAAATTCATATCAAATTCTTTAAGTCCTTCTAAAGTATTAAAGGTTGAAATTAATGATGAAGATAAATCGGCCTTAGTTGTTGTGCCTGATTATCAATTATCATTGGCTATAGGTAAAGAAGGACAAAATGCAAGATTAGCGGCAAAATTGACCGCATGGAAAATAGATATAAAAAGTGAATCACAATATGATGGTTCTTTATAA
- a CDS encoding YlxR family protein, whose translation MNQRKIPLRKCVGCNEQKNKKQLIRIVKDKEGKISVDFTGKAHGRGAYICPNEECLKAAQKKKSLNRAFGQEIPVDIYEKLIEELKNG comes from the coding sequence ATGAATCAAAGGAAAATACCTCTGAGGAAGTGCGTGGGCTGTAATGAACAAAAAAATAAAAAACAGCTAATTAGAATTGTAAAAGATAAAGAGGGTAAAATTAGTGTTGATTTTACAGGAAAAGCCCACGGAAGAGGTGCTTATATTTGTCCTAATGAAGAATGCTTAAAGGCTGCTCAGAAAAAGAAATCCTTAAATAGAGCTTTTGGACAGGAAATACCAGTAGATATATATGAAAAGTTAATTGAGGAGCTTAAAAATGGCTAA
- a CDS encoding ribosomal L7Ae/L30e/S12e/Gadd45 family protein, which translates to MAKDRILTLLGFAQKSGNVFSGENTVELYIKKNKIKLIIISEDASKNSKEKFISISNSRNIPYIVFANKDELSNAIGKYNRTIFGIKDSKFAKKVLGLYENKT; encoded by the coding sequence ATGGCTAAAGATAGGATTTTAACACTACTTGGTTTTGCTCAAAAATCCGGAAATGTTTTTTCAGGAGAAAATACGGTTGAGCTTTATATAAAAAAAAATAAGATTAAGCTTATTATTATTTCCGAAGATGCGTCCAAAAACAGTAAGGAAAAGTTTATTAGTATATCTAATTCAAGAAATATTCCGTATATAGTTTTTGCTAATAAGGATGAGCTATCAAATGCCATAGGTAAATATAATCGGACGATATTCGGTATAAAGGATTCTAAATTTGCAAAAAAAGTTTTAGGCCTTTATGAAAACAAAACTTAG
- the infB gene encoding translation initiation factor IF-2 — MSKTRVYQLAKELGVSSKELIAKLNEFGLDVVNHMSTLEDEETNLILEYYQSDDDTDDNSSDDTGNKTDYDKEEQNSKSNNKEKLKTKKDKDKKSEEDNLSNENNSIENKELVLSERIVVKELAEKINVNPNDLIMKLMGLGIMAALNQEIEFETAELIADEYGFTAKLEVVTDEEENIFDQIVDDPKDLEKRAPIVTVMGHVDHGKTSLLDAIRQTEVTAGEAGGITQHIGASEVRINGEKIVFLDTPGHEAFTTLRARGAQITDIAILVVAADDGVMPQTIEAINHAKAANVPLIVAVNKIDKDNANPDRVKQELSEHGVLIEEWGGDVVSVPVSALKGEGIDQLLEMVILVSEMLELKANPKRPAIGTIIESNLDKGRGPVATVIVQTGSLKVGDSIVAGHTYGRVRAMLNHKGKRLKKAGPSTAVEILGLSDVPESGNNFLVVEDDKTARVNAEKRQQEIREKNLRSNQNVSLEDLFEQIQKGQVKDLNVIVKADAQGSVEALRQSLEKISNEEVRVNVIHGAVGTIAESDILLASASNAIIIGFNVRPSSSVTNLAEREGIDLKTYRIIYEAIEDVEAAMKGMLEPEYKEVLLGKIEVRATFKVPNVGVIAGAYVLEGKVTRNSNVRLVRDGIVILDGKISSLKRFKDDAKEVQTGYECGIGLENYNDIKEGDIIESYIIEEIPRT, encoded by the coding sequence ATGTCAAAGACTAGGGTTTATCAGTTAGCTAAGGAACTTGGGGTTTCAAGCAAGGAACTCATAGCTAAGCTCAATGAATTTGGCCTTGATGTAGTTAATCATATGAGTACTCTAGAGGATGAGGAGACCAATCTTATTCTTGAATACTATCAATCAGATGACGATACCGATGATAATAGCAGCGATGATACCGGTAACAAAACTGATTATGATAAAGAGGAACAAAATAGTAAATCTAATAACAAAGAGAAATTAAAAACGAAAAAAGATAAAGATAAAAAAAGCGAGGAAGATAATTTGTCTAATGAAAATAACAGTATTGAAAATAAAGAATTAGTGCTATCAGAAAGAATAGTTGTTAAAGAGCTTGCTGAAAAAATTAATGTTAATCCAAATGACTTGATTATGAAATTAATGGGCTTGGGAATTATGGCTGCATTAAATCAAGAGATAGAATTTGAGACAGCTGAGTTAATAGCAGATGAATATGGATTTACTGCTAAATTAGAAGTTGTAACAGATGAAGAGGAGAATATATTTGATCAGATAGTAGATGACCCAAAGGATCTAGAAAAACGGGCTCCTATTGTAACTGTTATGGGACACGTTGACCATGGGAAAACTTCTCTATTAGATGCCATAAGACAAACTGAGGTTACTGCTGGTGAAGCAGGAGGTATTACTCAGCATATTGGTGCTTCGGAAGTTAGAATAAATGGTGAAAAAATAGTATTTTTGGATACACCTGGTCATGAGGCTTTTACTACACTTCGTGCTAGAGGGGCTCAAATTACAGATATAGCTATATTGGTAGTAGCTGCTGATGATGGAGTTATGCCACAAACTATTGAGGCTATAAATCATGCTAAGGCTGCTAATGTTCCACTAATAGTAGCTGTAAATAAGATTGATAAGGATAATGCTAACCCAGATAGAGTAAAACAAGAACTGTCAGAGCATGGAGTCCTCATTGAAGAATGGGGTGGAGATGTTGTAAGTGTACCGGTTTCAGCTTTAAAGGGTGAAGGGATTGACCAGCTATTGGAAATGGTAATTTTAGTTTCTGAAATGCTTGAGCTTAAAGCTAATCCAAAGAGACCAGCCATCGGAACTATAATTGAATCAAATCTAGACAAAGGTAGAGGACCAGTTGCTACTGTTATAGTTCAAACTGGAAGCCTTAAGGTTGGCGATTCAATAGTTGCAGGTCACACATATGGAAGAGTTAGGGCTATGCTCAATCATAAAGGGAAGAGACTAAAAAAAGCTGGGCCATCAACTGCAGTAGAAATATTAGGACTCTCCGATGTGCCTGAATCTGGTAATAATTTCCTAGTTGTAGAGGATGATAAAACCGCTAGAGTAAATGCTGAAAAACGTCAGCAGGAAATAAGAGAGAAGAACTTAAGATCAAATCAAAATGTTTCATTAGAAGACCTATTTGAACAAATACAAAAAGGTCAAGTGAAGGATTTAAATGTCATCGTAAAGGCTGATGCTCAAGGATCTGTGGAAGCATTAAGACAGTCCTTAGAAAAAATAAGTAATGAAGAAGTTAGAGTAAATGTTATTCATGGAGCTGTTGGAACGATTGCAGAGTCAGATATTTTATTAGCATCTGCTTCTAATGCGATTATAATAGGATTTAATGTAAGACCTTCCTCCAGTGTTACTAATTTAGCTGAAAGAGAAGGAATCGACCTAAAAACATATAGAATTATATATGAAGCTATTGAAGATGTAGAAGCTGCTATGAAGGGTATGTTAGAGCCTGAATATAAAGAAGTGTTGCTTGGTAAAATAGAAGTAAGAGCAACCTTTAAAGTACCAAATGTTGGTGTTATTGCCGGTGCCTATGTACTTGAAGGAAAAGTTACTCGTAATTCCAATGTTAGACTTGTTAGGGATGGAATTGTTATTTTAGATGGTAAAATTTCTTCATTAAAGAGATTTAAGGATGATGCCAAGGAAGTTCAAACTGGTTATGAATGTGGTATTGGACTTGAAAACTATAATGACATCAAAGAAGGGGATATAATCGAATCATATATAATTGAAGAGATTCCAAGAACATAA
- the rbfA gene encoding 30S ribosome-binding factor RbfA has product MVKKLRYARTSRISEEIKKIISSMIMNELKDPRISKLTSITHVETTGDLRFANIYVSTFDNTSDIIETIEALNNAKGFIRKELGKHLKLRYTPEPIFKSDDSIKKGVYMSRLIEKVNKDTPSKQEVEDND; this is encoded by the coding sequence ATGGTGAAAAAATTGCGTTATGCTAGAACAAGTAGAATATCAGAAGAAATAAAAAAAATTATAAGTAGTATGATAATGAATGAACTAAAGGACCCGAGAATTTCAAAACTGACAAGTATTACTCATGTTGAAACTACAGGAGATTTGCGATTTGCTAATATTTATGTTAGTACATTTGACAATACCTCGGATATTATTGAGACAATAGAAGCTTTAAATAATGCAAAGGGTTTTATAAGAAAAGAACTAGGAAAACATTTAAAGCTTAGATATACACCTGAACCAATATTTAAATCTGATGATTCTATAAAAAAAGGAGTATATATGAGCAGGCTTATTGAGAAGGTGAACAAGGATACTCCTTCAAAACAGGAAGTGGAAGATAATGATTAA